A genome region from Triticum aestivum cultivar Chinese Spring chromosome 2B, IWGSC CS RefSeq v2.1, whole genome shotgun sequence includes the following:
- the LOC123041755 gene encoding histone H1 yields the protein MTALAKPAASAPKPSAAKPKAAAAGASHPTYFEMIKEAIAALKDRTGSSSVAIAKYIEEKHGKALPANFKKMLSVQLRASASKGKLVKVKASYKLSDAAKKDAPKPKAKPAAPKAAAKPAKDAAKPKKKAAVKPKKAAAAAGTKRKAPEKKTLVAKAKKSPAAKAKAKPKTVRSPAAKKGRKVAAA from the exons ATGACTGCCTTGGCCAAGCCCGCCGCCTCAGCGCCGAAGCCCTCCGCTGCCAAGCCGAAGGCGGCCGCCGCTGGCGCCTCCCACCCGACCTACTTCGAG ATGATCAAGGAGGCGATCGCGGCGCTCAAGGACAGGACCGGGTCGAGCTCGGTCGCCATCGCCAAGTACATCGAGGAGAAGCACGGCAAGGCCCTCCCGGCCAACTTCAAGAAGATGCTCTCCGTCCAGCTCCGCGCGTCCGCCTCCAAGGGCAAGCTCGTCAAGGTCAAGGCCTCCTACAAGCTCTCAGACGCCGCCAAGAAGGACGCGCCCAAGCCCAAGGCCAAGCCCGCCGCCCCCAAGGCCGCGGCGAAGCCCGCCAAGGACGCCGCCAAGCCCAAGAAGAAAGCGGCCGTGAAGCCcaagaaggccgccgccgccgctggcacgAAGCGCAAGGCGCCCGAGAAGAAGACGCTGGTCGCCAAGGCCAAGAAGTCGCCTGCGGCCAAGGCCAAGGCAAAGCCGAAGACCGTCCGCTCCCCGGCCGCCAAGAAGGGCCGCAAGGTCGCCGCCgcttga